From a single Nicotiana tabacum cultivar K326 chromosome 8, ASM71507v2, whole genome shotgun sequence genomic region:
- the LOC107779968 gene encoding farnesyl pyrophosphate synthase-like, which produces MSDLKSKFLDVYTVLKSELLNDPDFEFTDDSRQWVDKMLDYNVPGGKLNRGLSVIDSYSLLNDGRVLTSEEIFQASALGWCIEWLQAYFLVLDDIMDNSHTRRGQPCWYKLPEVGMIAVNDGILLRNHITRILKNHFRAKPYYVDLLDLFNEVEFQTASGQMIDLITTIVGEKDLSKYSLPIHRRIVQYKTAYYSFYLPVACALLMAGENLDKHVDVKNILIEMGIYFQVQDDYLDCFADPEVLGKIGTDIQDFKCSWLVVKALELCNEEQKKLLYENYGKDDPECIAKIKALYNDLKLEEVFLEYEKKSYEKLTSSIAAHPSKAVQAVLHSFLGKIYKRQK; this is translated from the exons ATGAGCGATCTCAAGTCCAAGTTTTTGGATGTGTACACTGTCCTCAAATCTGAGCTGCTTAATGACCCAGATTTCGAATTTACTGATGATTCTCGTCAATGGGTCGACAAg ATGTTGGACTACAATGTACCTGGAG GGAAGCTTAATCGGGGGCTCTCCGTTATTGACAGCTACAGTTTGTTGAATGATGGGAGAGTACTAACCAGTGAGGAAATCTTTCAAGCATCTGCCCTTGGCTGGTGCATTGAATGG CTTCAAGCATATTTCCTTGTTCTTGATGATATAATGGATAACTCTCATACACGTCGAGGTCAGCCATGCTGGTACAAATTACCTGAG GTTGGCATGATTGCTGTTAATGATGGCATACTTCTTCGCAACCACATCACGAGAATTCTGAAGAACCACTTCAGAGCAAAGCCTTATTATGTTGATCTTCTCGATTTGTTTAATGAG GTTGAGTTCCAGACTGCCTCTGGACAAATGATAGATTTGATCACAACAATTGTTGGAGAGAAAGATTTATCAAAGTACTCATTGCCAAT TCATCGCCGGATTGTCCAGTATAAAACTGCTTATTATTCATTCTACCTCCCG GTGGCATGTGCACTTCTAATGGCTGGAGAAAATCTTGACAAACATGTTGACGTCAAGAACATACTTATTGAAATGGGAATCTATTTTCAAGTTCAG GATGATTATCTGGACTGTTTTGCTGACCCAGAGGTGCTGGGTAAG ATTGGCACCGATATTCAGGATTTCAAGTGCTCTTGGTTGGTAGTGAAAGCTCTAGAACTCTGCAACGAGGAGCAAAAGAAATTATTATAT GAGAACTATGGAAAAGACGACCCTGAATGTATTGCTAAAATAAAGGCGCTTTATAATGATCTCAAACTTGAG GAAGTATTCCTGGAATACGAGAAGAAATCGTATGAAAAGCTGACAAGCTCCATTGCAGCTCATCCAAGCAAAGCAGTGCAAGCAGTGCTACACTCATTCTTGGGAAAGATATATAAGAGGCAGAAGTAG